The segment AGCTTCTGGCGCTGGCGGTGATCGGCAGCGCGCTGTTCTGGCTGGCGCTGCGGCAGTTCCGCCGCTTCCTTGCCTGAAAGCGGGCTTGCCGGAAACGCCTCAGCGGTCCTGCATCCCCTTGCCGGCCAGGATGCGCGGCGCGGCCTTTTCGATGCGCGCGGCCCGGGTCGCCGATTGCTTGGCCTGCGAGAAATGCAGCACCCAGCCGCGCCTGCGGCCCGGCGTCAGCGCCTCGAACGCCGCCTTGAACCCGGAATCGCCGTCCAGCCGCTGGACCAGTTCCTCGGGATAGTCCAGGTCGTCCTTGGGGAAATCGACCTTCAGCCCGGCCTTCTCGATCTCGATGGCCTCGTCGATATAGGCGCGCAGCACCGGCGCCAGCTTCCTGACCCGCGCCGGATCGGTGAAGTCGATGGTGCGGGACGAGCGCGAGTTCTCGCCCGGCGGCTCCAGGACGCCCTCGGGATCCTTCAGCAGCACGCCCTTGAAGAAGCCCAGCGTCGCGCGGTCCTTGAAGCCCCAGATGATCGCGACATTGTGGCCGTCCCAGGTATAGACCGGCGAACGCCACTTGAATTCCTCGGTCAGCGGGCTGGCCAGAAGGATCGCCCGCAGGGCCTCCAGCTCCTGGCGCCAGTCGGTGAGTTCATCGAACAGCGCATCGACCTCGGGGTGCCTGGCGGCGGTCTGCTTGTCGGGCATCGTCGGCTTTGCCTTGCTGGTCCGGTCGGCGGCGATTGTGGCGCGGTTCGGTCCGGCTGTCGAGGGGGTGGGGCACCCCGCCCACGGGCCGGGGCGACGGCGCCGGCGGACTGGGCTATGATGGCTGCCGATGCAACCAACCAGGAGAGCGGAAGATGTCCAGGAAATTCGCGATCGGCGATCATGTCCGCTGGAATTCCGAGGCCGGCCGCGTCTCGGGCACCATCATCGCCATCCATACCAGCGATTTCGACTACAAGGGGTACCGGCACCGCGCCTCTGAGGACGACCCGCAATACGAGATCAAGAGCGACAAGACCGATCACATCGCCGCCCACAAGGGCAGCGCGCTGGATCCTGCCTGAACACGCCAGCGGCAAAGGCCGCGGCCTGAAACCGGCGGCGCGACACGGCCGCGCCGCCCGGGGTCAGCCGATCAATAAGGGCTGTCCTCGAAATAGAACTTATCGGCGTTCTCGGGGGTGATGAGCTCCGAGGTCAGGATGAACTCGCCGCTCATCGGCGCCGCGCCGGTCAGGCCAAGCGCGGTCATCTCGATCGCGGTCGAGATCATCGAGGGCGGATAGGTCACGTTCACTGGCACCGCCTTGTCGCCATTGCGGATGCGGTCGACCATCTCCTTCATGCCGGCGCCGCCGACGACGATCATCTCGCCCTCGCGCCCGGCCTGCTCGATGGCGGCCAGCGCGCCGACCGCCTGGTCGTCGTCGGCCGCCCAGACCGCGTCGATTTCCGGGAAGCGCGACAGGTAGTCCTGCATCAGGTTGAAGGCGTTGTCGCGGTTCCAGTTGGCGTGATCCATCGCCAGCACCTCGATGCCCGAACCCTCCAGCGCCGCCTGGAAGCCCGCCACCCGCTCGTTGTCCACGGTCGAGGCGATGCCGCGCATCACCACCACCTTGGCGCCGTCCTCCAGCGTGTCGGCGAAATACTTGCCGGCGGTGCGGCCGAAACTGTCATTGTCGCCGGCGACATACAGGTTCTCGATGCCCTCCTGGCTCAGGCCGCGGTCCACCACCGTCACCCAGACGCCGCTTTCGGCGATGCGCTGCACCGGCGCGGTCAG is part of the Paracoccus sp. TOH genome and harbors:
- a CDS encoding YdeI/OmpD-associated family protein; the encoded protein is MPDKQTAARHPEVDALFDELTDWRQELEALRAILLASPLTEEFKWRSPVYTWDGHNVAIIWGFKDRATLGFFKGVLLKDPEGVLEPPGENSRSSRTIDFTDPARVRKLAPVLRAYIDEAIEIEKAGLKVDFPKDDLDYPEELVQRLDGDSGFKAAFEALTPGRRRGWVLHFSQAKQSATRAARIEKAAPRILAGKGMQDR
- a CDS encoding ABC transporter substrate-binding protein, which produces MKKTLIATTALIGLCAGPALAETIGISIPAATHGWAGALNFHAERTVERLKAANPDLDFVLTTTSDPGQQVSDLEDMVATRNIDALVVLPFESEPLTAPVQRIAESGVWVTVVDRGLSQEGIENLYVAGDNDSFGRTAGKYFADTLEDGAKVVVMRGIASTVDNERVAGFQAALEGSGIEVLAMDHANWNRDNAFNLMQDYLSRFPEIDAVWAADDDQAVGALAAIEQAGREGEMIVVGGAGMKEMVDRIRNGDKAVPVNVTYPPSMISTAIEMTALGLTGAAPMSGEFILTSELITPENADKFYFEDSPY
- a CDS encoding DUF2945 domain-containing protein — translated: MSRKFAIGDHVRWNSEAGRVSGTIIAIHTSDFDYKGYRHRASEDDPQYEIKSDKTDHIAAHKGSALDPA